Proteins from a single region of Oreochromis niloticus isolate F11D_XX linkage group LG7, O_niloticus_UMD_NMBU, whole genome shotgun sequence:
- the LOC100702698 gene encoding uncharacterized protein LOC100702698, with translation MATISNISPKYKGIISKSVQIRSGPPAVYQLRPKETKIGSLTRKTVGEKNMNKANKNILLVGETGAGKSTLINSMVNYTMGVKCDDKVWFQIVEDEKRSQAESQTSDVIVYEIFGFEDETLPYSLTIIDTPGYGDTRGTEKDDIVIKRLFELFRAEDGVHEVHAVGLVMKAALNRVSDRQKYIFDSVMSLFGKDVEKNIVALITHSDGMPAKNVLEALQAANIKCAINEKNQPAHFLFNNCLNTAITEENEFGLDTAWRVTERGMNQFKVFLEKTPPQKLKTTVEVLNSQIRLKACIQNLQERIKFTEEKQKEITETKEALKLHRKEMENNEKFTVEVPEYYKDKKSIDGGWWGLGFYEGAVCCTVCEENCHHPGCTVAWSAGSCEVMKNDRCTACTRKCPVSAHVKKKWIYVTKKRYVKKTNEDMKNKYEMNKTKGQNKQSLFESLEEEMNKLTAEKSQLLDESYQHLVRLEQIALKTDSASTLDHLDFLIEKIKEEEGEGDSEKVVKLGEMKKRVAEANKSGPNFFDKLTAYGKKR, from the coding sequence GATCAGTAACATCTCCCCCAAATACAAAGGCATCATCTCCAAAAGTGTTCAGATCCGTTCAGGACCTCCTGCTGTCTACCAGCTGAGACCAAAGGAAACTAAGATCGGTTCTCTGACTAGAAAGACTGTCggtgaaaaaaacatgaacaaggcaaataaaaacatctTACTTGTGGGTGAAACAGGAGCAGGAAAATCTACTCTGATCAACTCTATGGTCAACTACACCATGGGAGTGAAGTGTGACGATAAAGTCTGGTTTCAGATCGTAGAGGATGAGAAGAGAAGTCAGGCAGAAAGTCAGACATCAGATGTGATCGTGTacgagatctttggttttgaaGATGAAACTCTGCCCTACTCTCTGACCATCATCGATACTCCTGGATATGGAGACACCAGAGGGACTGAAAAAGATGACATCGTCATTAAAAGGTTGTTTGAATTATTTCGAGCAGAGGATGGAGTTCATGAAGTTCATGCAGTGGGTCTGGTGATGAAGGCAGCTTTGAATCGAGTCAGTGACCGTCAGAAGTACATCTTTGATTCAGTGATGTCTCTCTTTGGAAAAGATGTGGAGAAAAACATCGTAGCTCTGATCACACACTCAGATGGAATGCCAGCTAAAAATGTTCTTGAGGCTCTTCAAGCAGCAAACATTAAATGTGCCATAAATGAGAAGAACCAGCCtgctcacttcctgtttaataACTGCCTGAACACAGCAATAACAGAGGAAAATGAGTTTGGTTTGGACACAGCATGGAGGGTGACAGAGAGGGGAATGAATCAATTCAAAGTCTTCCTGGAAAAAACTCCTCCTCAGAAACTGAAGACAACGGTCGAAGTGTTGAATTCACAAATCAGACTGAAAGCATGcatccaaaacctgcaggaGAGAATCAAGTTCACggaggaaaaacagaaagaaatcacAGAGACAAAAGAGGCTCTGAAACTACATAGAAAGGAGATGGAGAATAATGAAAAGTTTACTGTAGAAGTTCCAGAGTactacaaagacaaaaaatccATTGATGGTGGGTGGTGGGGCTTAGGTTTTTATGAAGGAGCTGTCTGCTGTACAGTCTGTGAGGAGAACTGTCACCATCCTGGATGCACAGTGGCCTGGTCTGCTGGAAGCTGTGAGGTCATGAAAAATGACCGCTGCACTGCATGTACCAGGAAGTGTCCAGTATCAGctcatgtgaaaaaaaagtgGATCTATGTGACCAAGAAAAGGTATGTTAAGAAGACCaatgaagacatgaaaaacaaatatgaaatgaataaaactaaaGGTCAGAACAAGCAAAGCCTTTTTGAAAGTCTTGAAGAGGAAATGAACAAACTGACAGCAGAGAAGTCACAGTTACTGGATGAGTCCTACCAGCATCTTGTCAGACTGGAGCAGATCGCTCTGAAAACTGATTCAGCGTCCACTCTTGACCACTTGGACTTCCTGATTGAGAAGattaaggaggaggagggtgaagGAGACTCAGAGAAAGTCGTTAAACTGGGGGAGATGAAGAAGAGAGTGGCTGAAGCAAACAAATCAGGGCCAAACTTTTTTGACAAACTAACAGCATATGGGAAAAAGAGATAA